The Dyella caseinilytica genome has a window encoding:
- a CDS encoding M56 family metallopeptidase: MIAWMMYAVLVTATLSAAALAGERAARVRRAATRWVWIATLVCSLVLPTVIATASIQLPSALKSGSASTSIVLRNTTSIAIPPALFDLEGAQPNATSAHIDTLVRGTWVAASVLMTLILALSSVLLHRRKRGWREGRLCGERVLVAPDAGPAVVGLMRSRIVVPVWLLQANEAQQQCTIAHERSHLRARDPQLVAFALALLMLMPWNPLLWWQFRRLRHAIEVDCDARVLLGGHDLGAYCETLIHVGQRQSSHLGVVPAMSDSASFLELRIRHMLRKPKKWARASAAALVCASLGIAAFAAQVTPPPNTPVALSSDTLDRYIGFYQISPISLVTVTRDSSGLTVNITGQIAARKPLHLVPLGENRFTVEGQDSTVPNATAHFVTDANGHALRLVAQQNGRDVLDVTRVDKTTADRINAALAARIKVQRPFPGSDKAIRLFLSDPDSGTGMSDDLARVRTENKVSRRKFLAALGPVESYTFTGVSKFGSDVYLVRRQHGTETVMLLVDEDGTIASALQYTGTQPW, encoded by the coding sequence ATGATTGCCTGGATGATGTATGCCGTCCTGGTCACGGCCACGCTGAGTGCAGCGGCACTTGCGGGCGAGCGTGCGGCAAGGGTCCGCCGGGCCGCGACACGATGGGTGTGGATAGCAACGCTGGTTTGCTCGCTGGTGCTGCCGACGGTGATTGCCACCGCGTCGATTCAGCTCCCCAGTGCCCTCAAGTCCGGTTCTGCGTCGACGTCGATTGTTCTGCGCAACACGACATCCATAGCGATACCACCGGCACTGTTCGACCTTGAGGGTGCGCAGCCGAACGCGACATCCGCTCACATCGATACGCTGGTGCGCGGCACGTGGGTGGCGGCCTCGGTGCTGATGACGCTGATCCTCGCCCTGAGCTCCGTGCTGTTGCATCGGCGTAAGCGTGGCTGGCGCGAAGGACGCCTGTGTGGCGAGCGTGTTCTGGTCGCACCCGATGCGGGGCCGGCCGTCGTCGGCTTGATGCGTTCACGCATCGTCGTGCCCGTGTGGTTGCTGCAGGCCAACGAGGCGCAGCAACAATGCACCATCGCTCACGAGCGCTCGCATCTGCGTGCACGCGATCCTCAGCTCGTCGCATTCGCGCTGGCGCTGCTGATGCTGATGCCCTGGAATCCGCTACTGTGGTGGCAATTCCGCCGCTTGCGCCATGCCATCGAGGTGGACTGCGACGCCCGCGTCCTGCTGGGCGGACATGATCTCGGTGCGTATTGCGAAACGTTGATCCACGTCGGCCAGCGCCAATCGAGTCATCTGGGTGTGGTGCCGGCGATGTCCGATTCCGCATCGTTCCTCGAACTGCGCATCCGGCACATGCTGCGTAAGCCGAAGAAATGGGCGCGCGCATCGGCGGCGGCACTGGTGTGTGCGTCGCTGGGCATCGCAGCCTTTGCAGCGCAGGTAACGCCGCCGCCCAACACCCCGGTCGCGCTGAGCAGCGACACGCTTGACCGCTACATAGGCTTTTACCAGATCAGCCCCATCTCTCTTGTTACCGTGACGCGCGACAGCAGTGGCCTCACCGTCAATATCACCGGGCAGATCGCCGCGCGGAAGCCGCTCCACCTCGTTCCCCTCGGCGAAAACCGGTTCACCGTGGAGGGCCAGGACAGCACCGTGCCGAATGCCACCGCGCACTTCGTCACGGATGCCAATGGCCATGCCTTGCGACTGGTCGCCCAGCAGAACGGGCGCGATGTCCTCGACGTCACGCGCGTCGATAAAACCACCGCCGACCGGATCAATGCCGCACTCGCCGCCCGCATCAAAGTGCAAAGGCCATTCCCGGGCAGCGATAAGGCGATACGACTGTTCCTCAGCGATCCCGACAGCGGCACCGGCATGAGTGACGATCTGGCCCGGGTACGTACCGAAAACAAAGTGTCGAGAAGGAAATTTCTCGCCGCGCTCGGACCGGTCGAATCCTACACATTCACGGGCGTCAGCAAGTTCGGCTCAGACGTCTATCTCGTCAGGCGCCAGCACGGTACGGAAACGGTGATGCTGTTAGTCGATGAGGATGGAACCATAGCAAGCGCCCTCCAATACACGGGCACTCAACCCTGGTGA
- a CDS encoding BlaI/MecI/CopY family transcriptional regulator — MKISLTDREADVMQTLWDHGPSLVAEVRERLSDELAYTTVLTVLRTLEGKGYVGHEEEGRGHRYFASIKQQAARKNAVQHLTDKLFKGSAELLFSHLVSDQKLSPEQIRRMRELLAERSDKEQP, encoded by the coding sequence ATGAAGATTTCCCTCACCGATCGCGAAGCCGATGTCATGCAGACGCTATGGGACCACGGACCCTCGCTGGTCGCTGAAGTCCGCGAACGATTGAGCGATGAGCTTGCCTACACCACCGTGCTCACCGTGCTGCGCACGCTCGAAGGCAAAGGCTACGTCGGGCACGAAGAAGAAGGGCGCGGACACCGCTACTTCGCCAGCATCAAGCAGCAGGCTGCGCGCAAAAACGCGGTGCAACATCTCACAGACAAGCTGTTCAAGGGCTCAGCGGAGCTGCTCTTTTCACACTTGGTGTCCGACCAGAAACTCAGCCCCGAGCAGATACGCCGCATGCGGGAACTGCTGGCCGAACGTTCCGACAAGGAGCAGCCGTGA